The sequence TGTTCATTGACGCTCTCCTGTTGACTGAAGGCGTCACCCTACCGGCCGCCGCTCGGTCGCGCAATGGCGGAAGCGCGGGAACAGAAAATATTCCCCCGCGCGAAATTGATAGAAATTCCACCGGACGCCGGCGCAGTGAATATCATGGAGACGTGACCCGTGTTAGCGACACGTGACCGCAAAACGAGACGCAGACGGGGCTGGCGGTTGACTGGCCGCCCGCCTGCGGTCCACCCGAAACGGGTCCGCCAGGGTGCGGGCCGTTTTTTTTGCAATTGTTCAAGGCGCGCCCGTTCCATATCCGGCCCGGCTCGCATGCAAGGGTCTTCTGGCGGGACCGAATCGCCCTGTCGAGAACTACACCCGCGTCTGGCCTCGACCACCCCGATCCGCGAGTGCGGGTTCGGCTAGCCGAAGTAACTGCCGTTATCACCGCAATCGGCTGCCCGACTCGCAAGAGTCTCAAATCCGACCGGCGCCTTCGCAATCCACTCCAACGCCGGTCCTGTACCAAGTCGGAGGCGCTTTCCGATCAATGCCGTCAGGCGGGTTGTCGGCCGAAGTGGCCATTCGCTGATCGACATTGGCGCCTCCGCTAGGGAGCGCTGACCGGTCATCCGCCATCCAGATGCGCCGAGTGTCCGGTGGATGCTGGTCGGTGTGAGAGGATGCCCGATCAAACGGGATGCTGGATGGGCTCTGACGCCGTGACCTCGTCGGGAACCGCGCGGCCGCCGTCGGCCGAATCCCGCTCGCCGCGTGTAGGACCAAGGTCCAATTGCCGACGTGCAGCACTTCTCCTACGTTCCATTTCATACCTAAACGCAGGCGTGGCCAGGGGTAATCGTACTGTTCGTGCAATTTCTGGCGGTTTGATCCTTAAATCTCATATGGATCAACGATTTGCACATTCTTCGATTGCGCGAAAACTATGGCGCCGCCGAGCCTTGCTGCGGGAGGCTCTGCATGCGACTACCGCCAGATTTCGCACGAAAAGTACGATTACCCCGATCGGCGGTACCGTCCGGGAAAATTGCGGCCGAACGGTACCAATGCCGCCCCGTTTAATCGCTGCTTGCCCGAGGCATTTCAGCTGGCGCTGCGCCTGAATGCCTGCGTTCCGTCTTGCTTGCGCGGTGGCGGTTGCGTTGCGCAGATAGCGTGACCATCACGACGAGCAACAGCGAGGCAACGAGAAATCCGCAGCTGATGGGCCGATCCACAAAAATGGACATATTCCCGTGCGAAATGAGCAATGCGCGGCGGAAGTTTTCCTCGATCATTGGCCCGAGAACGAAGCCTAGCAGGATCGGCGCAACGGAGAATCCAAGGTAGTTGAAGACGGTGCCGATCAAGCCGAACGCCAGAACTTGCCACACTTCGAAAAGGCTGTTCTGGGTGCTGAATACGCCAACGGCAATAAAGAACATCGCGGACGGAAAGAGATAGCGGTAGGGCAACCGGAGCAATTTGACCCACACGCCGATCATCGGCACGTTTAGCAAAACGAGAAGAATATTTCCGATCCAGAAACTTGCAATGAGCCCCCAGAAGATATCGGGATGCTCGGAGATCAACTGAGGTCCAGGCGTGATGCCCTGGATGATGAGCGCGCCCAGAATGAGCGCCATCACGGGATCGCCGGGTATACCGAGGCTCATCGTCGGAATGAAGTCGACCTGCGTTTTCGAGTGCGACGACGCTTCGGGCGCCGCGACGCCGGCAATCACACCGGTGCCGAACGCCTGAGGATTCCTGGAGAGCTTACGCTCCAGCGCATAGGCGACGAACGTCGTAATCGTCGGGCCAGTTCCGGGCATGGCGCCGAACAGCGCGCCCACGGCCGTCCCGCGTGTCATTGGCCAGAAGGTGGCTTTGAGTTCCTCACGCGTGGGGCGCATGTCCTTGAAGCGCACGCTGAGCGACTTGCTCGACACCTGCATTCTGTTGACGTTGCAGAGAAAATCGGCCACGCCAAAGAGTCCCATGGCGATGGCAACCAGTTCGAGCCCGTCGTTCATGTCGGTCAGGCCAAACGTGAAGCGGAACGTGCCCGTGTTGACATCGGTGCCGACCATGCCGCAAAGCAGGCCGAAAAGCGTCATGGCGACGCCTTTGAGCGCCGAGCCCCGCGACATCGTCGAACCGGCGAGCAGACCCAGCAGCATGACGGAGAAGATTTCCGCGGGGCCGAACTTGAATGCCATGGCCGTGAGCAAGGGCGAAGCGAAAATCATCAGAATGATGCCGGTCGAGGCCGCAAAGAACGAACTCAGCATCGTGATGCCAAGCGCCGCGCCGCCTCTGCCGGCCTTGGCCATCGGATACCCGTCGAGGCAGGTAATCGCATGCGGAGGGTGAGAGGGAAGATTGAGCAGAATGGCGCCGATCGCGCCGCCATATTGCGATCCGTAGAAAATACCGGCGAGCATCAGGATCGCCGGTACAGGGTGCATGACATAGGTCAGCGGCAACAGGATGGATATGGCCGACAGCGCGCCCATGCCCGGCAGCACGCCCACCATGTTGCCCACGAGGACGCCGAAGAACGACCACATCAGGTTGGTGCCTTGAAGCGCAACCGAGAAGCCGTATAGAAGGTCGTGCAAGGATTGTTCGATCATGTTGCTCACTATCCCCAGGCAAACGGCGCCAACTGAAGTTTTAGCGCCCATGAGAAGACAACGAGGGCGATCGCGCACATGACGATCGACAACGCAGCTGCGCGAAACAGGGTATTGGTGCGGTCTCCGAGCGCGGAAATGAAGACGATTGCGAATGTGGCGGGAATCAAGCCGCCGTATTTGCCGAGCAGGATGAAGGCGAGCGTGCCTGTGATGATGCAAACGGCGCCGCGCAGGTCGGGCATTCGCGAGTGCGCGTCCGGCGGGCTCGAAGCGGATTCGGGCAGATCCTTCGCGGCCACCGCGATCAGAATGCCGACAACGGCCAGAAGCGTGCCCACTGCCACGGGGAAGAAACCCGCACCCATGTTCGTCAGCGATCCGATATCATAGGACATACCGGCGTATGCGGCGCTCACACCGATGACGACCATCAGTGCGCCCGCGTAGTAATCCTTACTGAAAGAAAGTCTGAGGTTCAACGCACACCTCCGCCGCCTGAGCGATTGGCATTCGCAGCGCCGCCCGGCGCATGAAGTCTGGAGAGCAAGATCCGGCAGCGTAGCCCGGCCCATGCGCGGCCGGGCAAAAGGTAGCACTACGAATCGAAGTGGGCTGTGTCAGCGGCGCGCGTAAAGCGTCGTAAGGAGCGTTGCCTGTTCGACACAGTCATACAACTCATATGTATGAGTGGAAATGTAATGTGTTAGCCTTGGGATTGCCATCAGGGAAAACATGGGTGTCTGCGCATCGCGCGCGAGATGCAGCAGATCTTGGGTTGACTTCAAGAATTACTGACTTTTCGCCGTGATCGATGACGCGAATAATTCACTCGACACCCATTTAACGCGGGACTCAACAGGTCATGAACAGGAGATATCGCAATGTCGATTGCATGCCGTGGCGCTGACGCGCTGGTCAAGGCGTTGTCGAAAGCAGGGGTGAAGCACATCTTCACCTTGTCGGGAAACCACATCATGCCGGTGTTCGACGCATGCATTGGCGCGGGTATCGAGTTGTTCCACACGCGCCATGAGGCCGCGGCCGTGCACATGGCCGACGCCTATGCCCGGTTGACGGGCAAAGTGGGCGTGGCGTTGGTGACTGGCGGCCCCGGTCACGCCAACGCGGTTTCGGCGCTCTATACGGCGCAGATGGCGGAGTCGCCGGTTCTGCTTCTCTCCGGGCACGCGCCGCACGACCAGTTGGGCATGGGCGCATTTCAGGAGATGCGGCAGGCGGATGTCGCAGCGCCGCTCGTGAAGATGGCGGCCACCGCACAGCATCCGCATACTCTCGCCGATGAACTGGCCCACGCGATTTGCGCCGCGCTGGCAGGGCGGCCCGGGCCCGTTCACCTGAGCCTTCCAACGGATGTACTGGAGGGCGCAGCGCACGTGCACGATGAGGTCAATGGCGAATGTTTTTCGCCGGTGAGGCAGGTGCTTGACGACACAACGGCCGCGCGCCTCGTCTCAAGCCTGGCCGACGCATCGCGCCCGCTGATCCTCGTGGGTCCGGCATGCATGACCCGCGCTGGCCGCGAACGGATCGGCACGCTCGCGGCGGCGCTTGGCGTGCCGGTCGTTGGCATGGAGAGCCCGCGAGGCATCAACGATCCGAGCCTCGGCGCTTTCGCCGAAATGCTCGCGCAGGCCGACCGCGTGATGTTGCTGGGCAAGCGGATGGATTTCACGTTGGCCTTCGGAAAATCGCCCGCGTTTGCGCCGGACTGCACGTTTCTCCAGATCGACCCGGAGCCGCAAGAGATTGCGCGCACGCGTCGCGCAGTGGCTGAGCGATTGATCGGTACCGCTGTCGCGGACAGCTTCCCCGCACTCGACATGCTGGCTACCGTTGGCCGCAATGCCGGCAAGTGCGATGAACGATGGGCGCGCGACGTACGGGGCGCGATTGCATGGCGGCCCGAGCAATGGCGCACGGCGTCATCGTCGCTCGAAAAACGTGTTCATCCTGTTCAGGCGCTCGCGCCGTTCCAGGCGTTGCTCGACAGCCATCCCGATGCCGTTTTCGTCTCGGACGGCGGCGAATTCGGGCAGTGGGCGCAAGCGTGTCTGCGCGCGCCCAATCGCGTGATCAATGGCGTTGCCGGGGCGATCGGCGCTGCGCTTCCGTTCGCGCTGGCTGCTCGCGTTGCGCACCCTGAAGCACCCGTGGTTGCCGTAATGGGGGATGGCACGTTCGGCTTTCACGCGGCAGAAATGGATACCGCGGTGCGTTATGGATTACCCTTCGTCGCCGTGGTTGGCAATGATGCGCGCTGGAACGCCGAGTATCAGATCCAGTTACGCAGCTATGGCCCTGAGCGTTTGATCGGCTGCGAGTTGCTGCCGGGACGCTACGATCGCGTAACCGAGGCTTTCGGTGGTGCGGGTGCGTTCGTCGAGCGTGCTGACGACCTGAAAGATGCGGTCGAACAGGCGCAGGCAGCACAGCGCTCGAAGCTGCCAGCATGCGTGAACATCATGATCGAAGGGGTTGCAGCGCCGTCTTTCAAAAGCCGCGCTTCCTAAACGCTTTTCGCTCCCCGCATTGCGCTGGCAACGCCGATCTTTCGAAATGGGGTAATCGTACTTTTCGTGCGAAATCTGGCGGTAGTCGCATGCAGAGCCTCCCGCAGCAAGGCTCGGCGGCGCCATAGTTTTCGCGCAATCGAAGAATGTGCAAATCGTTGATCCATATGAGATTTAAGGATCAGCCCGCCAGAAATTGCACGAACAGTACGATTACCCCTGGATGCTCGAGTTGCATGACGACGTCAGCGATCTGAAGGCGGCCGTCAATCGGAGCGCGATTCCGCACTAACGTCCCGGCCTGGCCATTGCGCTTGCGATACGGGCCGAGAAACACCCGACGAAATGAAAAGCCCGCCAGGATATGGCATCCGGCGGGCTTAACAACAACGAAATTCAGTAATCAGAAGTTCAGGCGAGTACCTTTTTCATATCGCTCCATCAGCCGGCCCGGTACTGGGGATGCGCTTCAATTTGCACTGATATGGCTCGTGCTCACGACCTTTTGCCACTTCGCCGATTCCGTGGCTATCCTGGCCTGAAGTTGCTGAGGTGTGTCGCCCACGGGGTCCATACCGAGCACGGCCAGGTGTTGCCGAGTGTCAGGCTGTGCGAGCACTTTCACGGTATCTTGCTGAATCTTGTTGATGACGTTCGCTGGCGTGCCGGCCGGCGCCACGAGGGCGAACCAGCCCGTCACATTGAAACCGGGCAACCCGCCTTCGCTCACGGTCGGAATATCGGGCCACGCAGTTGAGCGATGGTCGCCGGTCACGGCAATCACCTTGATCGTCTTGCCCTTCATGAAGGGCATCGCCGCTGCGATGTTGGGCAACACGACCTGCACGCGGTCCGCCATCAGATCGTTCAGCGCAAGCACCTCGCCCTTATAGGGCACGTGAACCATTGGAATGCCCGCCGCGCCCGAGAACGCTTCGTCGGCCATGTGAACCTGGCTCCCGATACCGGCCGAACCAAAGTTCAACTTTGGATGTTGCGTTTTCCCATATGCAATAAGCTCTTTTACATTCGAAACGGGCAGCGAGGGCGCAACGGCAACGACCATCGGATTGCTCGCGACCGTCGTGATATAGCTGAAATCCTTGGCCGTGTAGGGGAGCTTTCTGTAGATATATTGATTGACGGTGAACATGCTCCCCGACGCCAGCATCAACGTATACCCGTCAGGCGCAGACTTCGCCTCGACTTCAGCCGCAATCATGCCGCCTGCGCCGGGACGATTGTCGATCACGACGGACTGCTTCCACATCGTCCCCAATCCCTGGCCGATCGTTCGGGCCAGCACATCAGTCGAACCGCCGGCAGAGAAGGGAACAATGATCCGGATCGGCTGGGAAGGCCACGCGTCTTCTGCATGAGCGGCCGACTGCGCTTGCAGGACAGTAGAAAGTGCGGCAGCGAGCACGAACCCGCGCCGAAGTGTGCGAATGAAATTGGGGGGCATTGCGTTGTCTCCGTTAGAAATAGTATGGATCGGCACTGGCTCGATTCAAGCTGGATAGCAAAGCAGTATTCGGAAATGCGCTGACAACGCGGCACCGCTCATTGCGTGATCTGCTCGCAAAGAATCGTTTCTCCCGGCCGTACCCGGCTAAATATCACTGGCTCCTGTTTGATCTCGACGTCTCCATCACGTTTTTGAATCGTCGTGTAAGCGGACATCTCCAGATCGCCGGCGTCCGGATAATCTTCACGGAAATGAGCGCCCCGCGAATTCTCGCGGGATATGGCCGCCTCGGTGATGATCTGGCTCACTGCAATCAGGTTCTTCAGGTTCAGCCAGTCGTGCCACTGTGCGTTGAATGCGCGATCGCCATCGACGACGCCAGTCAGCATCAAACGCTCGAACAGTTCGCCCAGGGCCCTGCGTGCCCGCAAGAGTCCATCGCGATCGCGAATGATGCCGACGTGCGTCCACATGCATTCGTAGAGCGACTCCCGGATGCCCTCAAGGCCTTTTCCGTTTTTGGTGAAGGGGGTTTCGGCATCCTTGATTGCGCTTTCGATGGCAAGCGAATCGGGTTCCCGAAACTGCCCTTGCGCTTTTGCCCACTTCGCCATGTTCTCGCCTGCAATGCCGCCGAACACGGTGGAATTCGCCACACCATTGCCACCCAGCCGATTCGCTCCGTGCACGCCGCCCGTGTCTTCTCCCGCAGCGAAGAGCCCGCGCAACTCGGTGCTGCAGTCCGGCTGGAACGTGACGCCGCCCATCATGTAGTGCGCGGTCGGCACCACTTCGACGAGCCCACCCGCGAGGTCGAACCCGCAATCCGCGCAACGCTCCACCATGCCCTTGAACTGCTTGCGGACCTTGTCCGGGCCGAGGTGACTCATCTGGATGTATACCCCGCCATTGGGCGAAGTTCGCCCCGCGCGCATTTCGGAATAGATGCCGCGCGAAACGATGTCGCGCGTCGCACGTTCGCCGCGCTTGTCATAGCTATCCATGAACCGCGCTTTCGAGCCGTTCAACAGGTGCCCGCCTGCGCCGCGGAGTCCTTCCTCAAGCACCGTTCCGGTCATCCGCGTGTGACTGCCGGCAAGCAGACCCGTAGGATGGAACTGCACCATTTCCATATCGCGCAGCGTGAGGCCCGCGCGCAACGCCATCGCGAGTCCATCGCAACTCTTGTCCCCCGACGGCGTATGGAACTTGTACATCGTCGGACCGCCGCCCGTTGCGAGCAGCACCGCCCTCGCCTGCACGAATACGAACCTGCCCGTGCGCATGTCGATCATCAACACGCCCGCGATATGCTTGCCGTCGGCGGTCTTGATCAGCTCGATGGCCCGGTGCTCCTCCAGGCGATGGATGCCGCGGCTCCACACCTGCTCGGCCAACCGGTTGATGATCTCGATTCCGGTCAGGTCGCCTTTGTGGACCGTTCTATCGAACGTCTGACCCGCGAACGCTTTCTGATGAATCGACCCGTCCGGGTTGCGGTCGAAAAAACATCCGAGCTCGTTTTCGAGTTCGCGCACGCGCTCGACTGCCGTGCTCACCAACGCCCAGGCGAGGTCCTGGTTGGACAACCATTTGCTTCCTTCAATCGTGTCCATGAAGTGACGCTCGACCGAATCGCCAGGGGCCAGCGCGACGTTGTAGCCGCCCTGCACCATGCGCGTGCAGCCGCACTTCCCGAGCAGCCCCTTCACTGCAACGGTGATGGAAAGATCCGGCGCCGCTTTGTGCGCGTGAAGCGCGGCAAAGAGACCCGCGCCGCCCGATCCCAGAATCAGGATATCTGTCTTGACGCGCTCAATATTCATTTTCTCTGGACTCCCAGGCTTTCGAGCACTTCCGCGCGCCGCGAGGCGGTGTTGCCCTTGACTTCGTCGTAAAGGCTGCTGCCATGACTGTCCATGGCCACGAGCAGCGGACCGAAGCCACTGATCCTGAATTTCCAGAGCGACTCCGGATTGAGGTCGTCCAGATCGACGGCTTCGATCTTCTTGATCCACGTCGTTTCGAGCGCCGCAGTGCCGCCGATGATCGCCAGGTAGACGCCGCCCAGCTCCTGGAACGCCGACTTCGATCCTTCGCGCAAGCCACCTTTTCCAACGATCATGCGTACGCCGTACTGCTCCATCAGCGGGCGCGTGAAGCGCTCCATGCGGTCCGACGTGGTCGTGCCTATGCAGACCGGTTGATATCCCGCCGGAAATTCTGCGCTCGGCGCTACCTTGCGCACGTTGGGGGCGGTGTGAATGACCGCGTGCCCGCGAAGGTCGAATTCCGTCGTGCGCCCTTTGTCGAACAAATGGATCTGCGTGGCATCGCGAATGCCGAAAAGCGTTTGATGCAATGTCACCGTATCGTTCACCCGCAGCTTGCGGATCTGCGACTCGTCGACGGGGGTATAGAGGTCGTAGTGAGCCATTTCAGAACCCGTAAGTGAGACCGTCTTTGGTAAGCAGCACCTTCGCGCGTCGCGCGGAGTGACATTGCATGTTGACCGCAATGGGATTCATCGTGATGTGCGTCGATGCCAGTTCGATATGCACTGCGAACGCCGTACTATCTCCCCCCAGACCCTGCGGCCCTACCCCGAGACGGTTCACCGCTTCGGTCAGCTCGCGCTCGAGCGTTGCGCCTTCGGGATCTGCGCAACGGGTGCCCAGCGCGCGCGTGGCGGCGCGCTTGGCCAGCGCAATAGATAAATCGGACGTGCCACCGAGGCCCACGCCCACGATAGTCGGCGGACACGTCTTGCCGCCTGCCGAGATCACACAGTCGACGACAAACATCTTGATCGCGTCGATACCCTCGGCGGGCACTGCCATCTTCAGGAAAGAGTTGTTCTCCGAGCCGCTTCCTTTCGGCACCATCTCGATGGTTGCGGACTCGTTCTCGTCCGTGAAGTCGACGTGAATGACGGGAACCTCGATGCCGCACGACGTGTGATTGTTCTTGCGCGTGAGCGGATGCACGACCGACGAACGCAGCGGGTGCTCCCTTGTGGCGCGCTCGCAGCCTTTGCGAATAGCGGCTTTCAATTCGAATCCGTCGAATTCAACATTGCGGCCAAGCGCGACGTTGTAAATGGGGATGCCCGTATCCTGGCAAAGCAGGTTCTCCGTATCTTCGGCCACACGGATATTGGTGCGCATCGTCTCGAGAACCCGCTGTGCTACCGGCGACGTTTCACTAGCGGAAAGTCGTTCAATGCCATCTTTCACGTCGGGCGGGAGCAACTTGAGGGCGCGGATATACAGTTCCTTCGAGGCTTCCTCGACGATGTCGAGATCAAGTTTCATGACCGTCTCTTCCGGATTGGTAAAACTGATTGTGGGGTTTGGCCTGATGTGGACGCTCAAGACACGGCACTAATGAATCAGCGCGAGCAGGAATGCGAGGCCCGTGCAGGTGCTCGCTCCCAAACCAAAGGCGAGCCAGTTTTTCCTCAAGCCTGTCCACGGCAGAAATTCGATGAGCAGCAGGCGAATGCCGCCCATCATGTGAAGCGAGAGGAGAACCACGAGTCCCCACTCGCCAAACTTGAAGAGCGGCAGGTCGGTCACATGCAGAAAGCCGTCGAGAGAGGCCTCTCCCGCTATGGCATGCCCGAGTGCCCAGAAGTGAACCGGCAAGAACAGGGCCAGCGCGAGACCCGAAAGGCGATGCACGAGAAAGGCCCACCAGGCAGGATGCGTGCGGGCACGATAATCGTTCTTTCGCATCACAATATGACTCCATAAACAGCCCGCAACCCCATCAGCGCGAGGCCTGCTGAAAACGCGAGACAGGTGACCTGTGCAGGCTTTCCGCGCCAGTGCAGCCATTCTTCCGCGATTCTGAGCAGACCGACAGGCACATGGATCGCGCACGCCACGACGAATACCGTATAGAAGGCGCCAAACAGCAGGTTTCCGCGCGTGCGGCCGAGGATGGCCGATGCGCTCAATCCGCTATGAACGGCATAGATGATGACGCCCAGATGAACGAAGACGCAGAGCGCGAGCACACTCGCACTCATGCGCTGCCAGTACCAAAGACGAGCCTGGGTGCGAAGCGATATCCCTTGCATTACAGGTCTCCTTCGCGCGCCGCCTTCATCGTCATCCGCTTGAGGCCGGCAATCCCGGCTGTCGGTGAAAGATGCTTCGGACAACGTTCCGTACACGTGGCCTGTGTATGACACGAGTGACAGCCCGCATCGCCGGCCACGGCGCGCAGGCGTTCGAGCGTTTGCGTGTCGCGTTCGTCGTTGACGAGCGTCCATGCGCGGTTCAGCGCAGCCGGCCCCAGGTAATCCGGACGCCACGTCACGACGTCGCAAGACGAATAACACACGCCGCAACCGATACACTCGATTCCCGCGTCCGCTGCCTTACGTTGCGTGCTCTCGGGACTCACCGTGGCGAAATCGTCGTGGCGCGTACGACTTCCCGAAAACTGCCCCTTCGCCCGGCTCCACTTGTCGAAGAAGTCACTCATGTCGGTCACGAGGTCCTTGATGACGGGCAGGTTCGAGAGCGGCGCGATCTCCAGTTCATCGTTCACCGCAACTTTCGAAACGTGCGTGCGGCACGTCCAGCGTGCCTTGCCGTTGACGTTCATCGCACAGGACCCGCACATCCCCACGCGGCAGGCAAACCGATATGCAAGGTCGGGCTGCAATTGCCGCTGAATGAACGTCACGACGTCCAGCACCGTCTGACTTTCGTAGCGCGGCACATCATAGGCGGCAAGCCCTGCGGTTGCACTTCTCCAGACTCTGACTCGAAGTTTGTCGGTATTCACGATGCCTCTCGATTGGCTGCTGACGCAGTACGATTGAACGGGTTTCGTACATCGATTGTTCAGCAATTTGTCATCAAGAAAAATCGAATAATTCTGGCGTTCAGACAAAGATTTCCTATGCCTCACTGCGCACGCGCCGAAGCTTCAGCACGGTGGCCATTTGTGCGTTGTCGCGCTCTTTTTCGAGTCCGGAAACCACGAGCGTGGCAACGGCATTGCCTATCATGTTGGTGACGGCCCGCACTTCGGAAATAAAGCGGTCCACGCCTAGAATGAGCGCTGCGCCTTCAATAGGAATCTGTTTGAACGCCGTGAGCGTGGCGAGCAGCGTGACGAATCCTGCGCCCGATACACCGGCCGCGCCCTTCGAGCTGATCATCG comes from Trinickia violacea and encodes:
- a CDS encoding tripartite tricarboxylate transporter permease — translated: MIEQSLHDLLYGFSVALQGTNLMWSFFGVLVGNMVGVLPGMGALSAISILLPLTYVMHPVPAILMLAGIFYGSQYGGAIGAILLNLPSHPPHAITCLDGYPMAKAGRGGAALGITMLSSFFAASTGIILMIFASPLLTAMAFKFGPAEIFSVMLLGLLAGSTMSRGSALKGVAMTLFGLLCGMVGTDVNTGTFRFTFGLTDMNDGLELVAIAMGLFGVADFLCNVNRMQVSSKSLSVRFKDMRPTREELKATFWPMTRGTAVGALFGAMPGTGPTITTFVAYALERKLSRNPQAFGTGVIAGVAAPEASSHSKTQVDFIPTMSLGIPGDPVMALILGALIIQGITPGPQLISEHPDIFWGLIASFWIGNILLVLLNVPMIGVWVKLLRLPYRYLFPSAMFFIAVGVFSTQNSLFEVWQVLAFGLIGTVFNYLGFSVAPILLGFVLGPMIEENFRRALLISHGNMSIFVDRPISCGFLVASLLLVVMVTLSAQRNRHRASKTERRHSGAAPAEMPRASSD
- a CDS encoding tripartite tricarboxylate transporter TctB family protein, whose amino-acid sequence is MVVIGVSAAYAGMSYDIGSLTNMGAGFFPVAVGTLLAVVGILIAVAAKDLPESASSPPDAHSRMPDLRGAVCIITGTLAFILLGKYGGLIPATFAIVFISALGDRTNTLFRAAALSIVMCAIALVVFSWALKLQLAPFAWG
- a CDS encoding thiamine pyrophosphate-binding protein, with product MSIACRGADALVKALSKAGVKHIFTLSGNHIMPVFDACIGAGIELFHTRHEAAAVHMADAYARLTGKVGVALVTGGPGHANAVSALYTAQMAESPVLLLSGHAPHDQLGMGAFQEMRQADVAAPLVKMAATAQHPHTLADELAHAICAALAGRPGPVHLSLPTDVLEGAAHVHDEVNGECFSPVRQVLDDTTAARLVSSLADASRPLILVGPACMTRAGRERIGTLAAALGVPVVGMESPRGINDPSLGAFAEMLAQADRVMLLGKRMDFTLAFGKSPAFAPDCTFLQIDPEPQEIARTRRAVAERLIGTAVADSFPALDMLATVGRNAGKCDERWARDVRGAIAWRPEQWRTASSSLEKRVHPVQALAPFQALLDSHPDAVFVSDGGEFGQWAQACLRAPNRVINGVAGAIGAALPFALAARVAHPEAPVVAVMGDGTFGFHAAEMDTAVRYGLPFVAVVGNDARWNAEYQIQLRSYGPERLIGCELLPGRYDRVTEAFGGAGAFVERADDLKDAVEQAQAAQRSKLPACVNIMIEGVAAPSFKSRAS
- a CDS encoding Bug family tripartite tricarboxylate transporter substrate binding protein, with amino-acid sequence MLAAALSTVLQAQSAAHAEDAWPSQPIRIIVPFSAGGSTDVLARTIGQGLGTMWKQSVVIDNRPGAGGMIAAEVEAKSAPDGYTLMLASGSMFTVNQYIYRKLPYTAKDFSYITTVASNPMVVAVAPSLPVSNVKELIAYGKTQHPKLNFGSAGIGSQVHMADEAFSGAAGIPMVHVPYKGEVLALNDLMADRVQVVLPNIAAAMPFMKGKTIKVIAVTGDHRSTAWPDIPTVSEGGLPGFNVTGWFALVAPAGTPANVINKIQQDTVKVLAQPDTRQHLAVLGMDPVGDTPQQLQARIATESAKWQKVVSTSHISAN
- a CDS encoding L-aspartate oxidase, translated to MNIERVKTDILILGSGGAGLFAALHAHKAAPDLSITVAVKGLLGKCGCTRMVQGGYNVALAPGDSVERHFMDTIEGSKWLSNQDLAWALVSTAVERVRELENELGCFFDRNPDGSIHQKAFAGQTFDRTVHKGDLTGIEIINRLAEQVWSRGIHRLEEHRAIELIKTADGKHIAGVLMIDMRTGRFVFVQARAVLLATGGGPTMYKFHTPSGDKSCDGLAMALRAGLTLRDMEMVQFHPTGLLAGSHTRMTGTVLEEGLRGAGGHLLNGSKARFMDSYDKRGERATRDIVSRGIYSEMRAGRTSPNGGVYIQMSHLGPDKVRKQFKGMVERCADCGFDLAGGLVEVVPTAHYMMGGVTFQPDCSTELRGLFAAGEDTGGVHGANRLGGNGVANSTVFGGIAGENMAKWAKAQGQFREPDSLAIESAIKDAETPFTKNGKGLEGIRESLYECMWTHVGIIRDRDGLLRARRALGELFERLMLTGVVDGDRAFNAQWHDWLNLKNLIAVSQIITEAAISRENSRGAHFREDYPDAGDLEMSAYTTIQKRDGDVEIKQEPVIFSRVRPGETILCEQITQ
- a CDS encoding fumarate hydratase C-terminal domain-containing protein encodes the protein MAHYDLYTPVDESQIRKLRVNDTVTLHQTLFGIRDATQIHLFDKGRTTEFDLRGHAVIHTAPNVRKVAPSAEFPAGYQPVCIGTTTSDRMERFTRPLMEQYGVRMIVGKGGLREGSKSAFQELGGVYLAIIGGTAALETTWIKKIEAVDLDDLNPESLWKFRISGFGPLLVAMDSHGSSLYDEVKGNTASRRAEVLESLGVQRK
- a CDS encoding fumarate hydratase; this encodes MKLDLDIVEEASKELYIRALKLLPPDVKDGIERLSASETSPVAQRVLETMRTNIRVAEDTENLLCQDTGIPIYNVALGRNVEFDGFELKAAIRKGCERATREHPLRSSVVHPLTRKNNHTSCGIEVPVIHVDFTDENESATIEMVPKGSGSENNSFLKMAVPAEGIDAIKMFVVDCVISAGGKTCPPTIVGVGLGGTSDLSIALAKRAATRALGTRCADPEGATLERELTEAVNRLGVGPQGLGGDSTAFAVHIELASTHITMNPIAVNMQCHSARRAKVLLTKDGLTYGF
- the sdhC gene encoding succinate dehydrogenase, cytochrome b556 subunit, which produces MRKNDYRARTHPAWWAFLVHRLSGLALALFLPVHFWALGHAIAGEASLDGFLHVTDLPLFKFGEWGLVVLLSLHMMGGIRLLLIEFLPWTGLRKNWLAFGLGASTCTGLAFLLALIH
- a CDS encoding succinate dehydrogenase, producing the protein MQGISLRTQARLWYWQRMSASVLALCVFVHLGVIIYAVHSGLSASAILGRTRGNLLFGAFYTVFVVACAIHVPVGLLRIAEEWLHWRGKPAQVTCLAFSAGLALMGLRAVYGVIL
- a CDS encoding succinate dehydrogenase/fumarate reductase iron-sulfur subunit; translation: MNTDKLRVRVWRSATAGLAAYDVPRYESQTVLDVVTFIQRQLQPDLAYRFACRVGMCGSCAMNVNGKARWTCRTHVSKVAVNDELEIAPLSNLPVIKDLVTDMSDFFDKWSRAKGQFSGSRTRHDDFATVSPESTQRKAADAGIECIGCGVCYSSCDVVTWRPDYLGPAALNRAWTLVNDERDTQTLERLRAVAGDAGCHSCHTQATCTERCPKHLSPTAGIAGLKRMTMKAAREGDL